The Lampris incognitus isolate fLamInc1 chromosome 7, fLamInc1.hap2, whole genome shotgun sequence genome window below encodes:
- the mlf1 gene encoding myeloid leukemia factor 1 codes for MFNSLLREIEEDPFFSDPFQAHNEHFRQLMRSFSEPFGGQLMPSLTDGRRRGLEGHPSSNLALRDERRDVDIRNPFSTFDNMMMSVRSRMEDMHRNFENLSTDSNTHSFSSSSVMTYSKVGNEPPKVFQASSQTRRAPGGIKETRRALKDSESGLEKMSIGHHIQDRGHIMEKKHNKKTGEREFNQDFQNLDESEAKSFDEEWQREVSKFQPSVSMSCLDAPKPRAAHRTALTGPEQTQREKPKIDGRKQVQLDDINVKGSNMKK; via the exons ATGTTCAACAGTCTTCTCAGGGAAATTGAAGAGGACCCATTCTTTTC GGACCCATTCCAAGCTCACAATGAGCATTTCCGCCAACTGATGCGTAGTTTCTCTGAGCCTTTTGGCGGACAACTGATGCCCAGCTTGACAGATGGGAGACGGCGTGGCCTTGAAGGACATCCCAGCTCAAATCTGGCTCTCAGAGACGAACGCAGG GACGTGGACATAAGGAACCCCTTCAGCACGTTTGACAACATGATGATGAGCGTGAGGAGTCGGATGGAAGACATGCACAGAAACTTT GAGAACCTGTCCACAGATTCCAACACCCACTCATTCAGCTCCTCTTCGGTTATGACTTACTCCAAAGTGGGGAATGAGCCTCCCAAGGTGTTCCAGGCCTCCTCACAGACACGCCGGGCTCCCGGAGGG ATCAAGGAGACCCGGCGGGCGCTGAAGGACTCCGAGAGCGGCCTTGAAAAGATGTCCATCGGTCACCACATCCAGGACAGGGGACACATCATGGAGAAGAAACACAACAAGAAGACAGGAGAGAGGGAATTCAACCAGGACTTCCAGAATTTGGATGAAT CTGAAGCGAAATCTTTTGATGAAGAGTGGCAGCGCGAGGTGTCCAAGTTTCAGCCATCTGTATCCATGTCTTGTCTGGACGCCCCAAAGCCTCGTGCTGCACATCGGACAGCCCTCACTGGCCCAGAGCAAACCCAAAG AGAAAAACCAAAGATTGACGGTAGAAAGCAAGTGCAACTTGACGACATAAATGTGAAAGGCTCAAACATGAAGAAGTAA